From Aristaeella lactis, the proteins below share one genomic window:
- a CDS encoding xylulokinase — protein sequence MDINQIVNGTAVLGIEFGSTRIKGVLIGRDHKVIASGSHEWENDYVDGVWTYSEKAIISGLQSCYADLKKNIQDEYHVTLNKIGALGISAMMHGYLPFDAGMNLLVPFRTWRNTITGQAADALTDLFSFNMPQRWSLSHLYQAILNNESHVKDIAYLTTLAGWIHYLLSGRKVLGVGDASGMMPIDSDTCSYDSRMVSAFDSLIADKGYPWKLIDILPEVLCAGQNAGTLTKEGALLLDPAGDLEAGCPLCPPEGDAGTGMAATNSVRERTGNVSAGTSIFSMIVLEKPMSKVYPEIDIVTTPAGKQVGMVHCNSCTSDINAWVSLLREFADLLGVKTEAGDVFTKLFRKSLEGDKDCGGLVNFNYLAGEPVTGLSEGRPLFVRLPDARMNLANFMRAQIYSSMETLKYGMEIMNRENVAIDRVYGHGGLFKTEGVGQNYLAAAIHAPVTVMETAGEGGAWGIALLADFLLYRGENETLEDYLQDHVFTGMKQITVSPDSADEEGFNRYMDRFVSCIPAEKAAADHFRG from the coding sequence ATGGATATCAATCAGATTGTCAACGGTACTGCTGTTCTGGGTATAGAATTCGGTTCAACCCGTATCAAGGGCGTCCTGATCGGCCGTGATCATAAGGTCATCGCCAGCGGCAGCCATGAATGGGAAAATGATTATGTGGACGGTGTCTGGACCTACAGTGAAAAAGCCATAATTTCCGGCCTACAGTCCTGTTATGCCGATCTGAAGAAAAACATACAGGATGAATATCATGTCACACTGAATAAAATCGGCGCTCTTGGCATCAGTGCCATGATGCATGGCTATCTCCCCTTCGATGCCGGCATGAATCTCCTGGTTCCTTTCCGCACCTGGCGCAACACCATTACCGGCCAGGCGGCCGACGCGCTTACGGATCTGTTCTCCTTCAACATGCCGCAGCGCTGGAGCCTCAGCCATCTTTACCAGGCGATCCTGAACAATGAGAGCCACGTAAAGGATATTGCCTATCTGACCACCCTTGCCGGCTGGATCCATTATCTCCTGAGCGGTCGTAAAGTGCTGGGTGTTGGTGATGCCAGCGGTATGATGCCCATCGATTCCGATACCTGTTCCTATGACAGCCGGATGGTCAGCGCTTTTGATTCCCTGATTGCTGACAAGGGATATCCCTGGAAGCTGATCGATATCCTGCCTGAAGTGCTGTGTGCCGGCCAGAATGCCGGTACCCTGACAAAAGAGGGCGCCCTGCTGCTGGATCCGGCCGGAGACCTGGAAGCCGGATGCCCGCTCTGTCCCCCTGAAGGTGACGCCGGAACGGGTATGGCCGCCACGAACAGCGTTCGTGAAAGAACGGGCAATGTCAGCGCCGGTACTTCCATCTTCAGCATGATCGTCCTGGAAAAGCCCATGAGCAAAGTCTATCCCGAAATCGATATTGTCACCACGCCTGCCGGCAAACAGGTCGGTATGGTTCACTGCAACAGCTGTACAAGTGATATCAATGCCTGGGTTTCACTTCTCCGGGAGTTCGCGGACCTTCTGGGTGTCAAAACAGAGGCCGGTGATGTCTTCACAAAGCTCTTCAGGAAATCTCTGGAGGGCGATAAGGACTGCGGCGGACTGGTGAATTTCAATTATCTGGCCGGTGAGCCCGTCACCGGACTGTCTGAAGGCCGTCCCCTCTTTGTACGCCTTCCTGATGCCCGTATGAATCTGGCCAATTTCATGCGCGCCCAGATTTATTCCAGCATGGAAACCCTGAAATACGGCATGGAGATCATGAACCGGGAGAATGTGGCGATTGACCGTGTCTACGGCCACGGCGGCCTGTTTAAAACCGAAGGAGTCGGTCAGAACTACCTTGCCGCCGCCATTCACGCGCCTGTTACTGTAATGGAAACAGCGGGAGAAGGCGGAGCATGGGGTATTGCCCTGCTGGCTGATTTCCTGCTTTACCGCGGTGAAAACGAAACCCTGGAAGATTACCTGCAGGATCATGTGTTCACCGGTATGAAGCAGATCACCGTATCTCCTGATTCTGCGGATGAAGAAGGTTTTAACCGGTATATGGATCGCTTTGTCAGCTGTATTCCGGCTGAAAAGGCTGCTGCTGATCATTTCAGGGGATAA
- a CDS encoding SPFH domain-containing protein: MGILNAIKGQLIDVIEWSDSSSKTMVHKYDMNGKEIMMGAQLTVRESQVAIFVNEGELADVFEPGRYELQTSNMPILTALKSWKYGFNSPFKSDVYFVNTKQFLDMKWGTSNPVMMRDAEFGMIRVRAFGIYSFKVSDPAKFLKEVFGTAALFTVEGVEGQIKRTLVSGLSDAIAESKIPALDLAANYEELSDYAMKAINPKLAELGLTLCSFVIENISLPEDVEKSIDKRTSMGVLGNMDQYAKYQAAEAIRDAANNQNGMAGMGVGMGAGAAMGQMFANSMNPSAPQAPAAAAGAVCAACGAQIPAGAKFCPECGAKQNAGSFCTSCGTAIPAGTKFCPECGAKQ, encoded by the coding sequence ATGGGTATTCTGAACGCTATCAAAGGTCAATTGATCGATGTGATCGAATGGTCCGACAGTTCCAGCAAAACAATGGTTCACAAATATGACATGAACGGCAAGGAAATCATGATGGGCGCCCAGCTGACCGTTCGTGAAAGCCAGGTCGCTATTTTTGTGAACGAAGGCGAACTGGCTGATGTGTTTGAGCCCGGAAGGTATGAGCTCCAGACAAGCAATATGCCCATCCTTACCGCCCTGAAGAGCTGGAAGTACGGGTTTAATTCTCCCTTCAAATCTGATGTCTATTTTGTCAACACCAAGCAGTTCCTGGATATGAAATGGGGCACAAGCAACCCCGTTATGATGCGCGATGCCGAATTCGGCATGATCCGCGTACGCGCCTTTGGTATCTACAGCTTCAAAGTATCCGATCCCGCCAAATTCCTCAAGGAAGTGTTCGGCACTGCGGCGCTGTTCACGGTTGAAGGCGTTGAAGGCCAGATCAAACGGACCCTCGTAAGCGGCCTGAGCGACGCGATCGCAGAAAGCAAAATCCCTGCGCTGGATCTTGCCGCCAATTATGAAGAGCTGTCCGACTATGCCATGAAAGCCATCAATCCCAAGCTGGCTGAACTGGGCCTGACGCTCTGCAGTTTCGTGATCGAAAACATCTCCCTGCCGGAAGATGTGGAAAAGAGTATTGATAAGCGCACCTCCATGGGCGTGCTCGGAAACATGGATCAGTACGCCAAATACCAGGCGGCTGAAGCGATCCGTGACGCTGCCAACAACCAGAACGGCATGGCCGGCATGGGCGTTGGCATGGGCGCGGGCGCGGCCATGGGCCAGATGTTTGCCAACAGCATGAACCCCTCCGCACCGCAGGCTCCCGCCGCCGCTGCCGGCGCTGTATGCGCTGCCTGCGGAGCGCAGATCCCTGCCGGAGCGAAATTCTGCCCCGAATGCGGCGCCAAGCAGAATGCCGGAAGCTTCTGCACAAGCTGCGGAACCGCTATTCCCGCCGGAACCAAATTCTGTCCGGAATGCGGTGCCAAACAGTAA
- a CDS encoding sensor histidine kinase encodes MKKNKKKKQTKIRTEKNRNRDLVLANKASDSIHGGVSKIRLSLAFRIALHYCIQLFRSFIPVLCILSFVFCMAVSIPVSREVRALIPENIDEETGKTVSRGRITAERTDVEPETEFFPRVGQQFSILFNNLFSDETLCFYYARDNSANWLVFLNMHDIFVLWMMIAGGILLCDVFRMFYFFRYDQRLNKRVLAPIRDITNMAETLSESNLSNRINIAGTKNELKDLAVVINRMLDRIERSYNSQKQFVSDASHELRTPISVIRGYTDMLKRWGKDDPEILDEGISAISQETESMKDLVESLLFLARHDKKTLMMEISAFDPSELIREVQKEEAMVHTDYTFETDQMEPMTIKADRNMMKQVLRILCDNAVKYSSPGSRVTLSCRDEKNGTCCLAVRDEGQGVSQEDLPKIFDRFYRSDKARKSESGGHGLGLSIARIIVVAHKGKIRVRSKPGFGSVFSIILPVE; translated from the coding sequence ATGAAGAAGAATAAAAAGAAAAAGCAGACGAAAATCAGGACTGAGAAAAACAGGAACCGTGATCTGGTCCTTGCGAACAAAGCCAGCGACAGCATTCACGGCGGTGTCAGCAAAATACGGCTGTCGCTGGCATTCCGCATCGCGCTGCATTACTGCATCCAGCTTTTCAGAAGCTTTATTCCCGTACTCTGCATCCTTTCCTTTGTTTTCTGTATGGCAGTAAGCATCCCCGTATCAAGGGAGGTACGTGCCCTGATCCCGGAAAACATAGATGAAGAAACCGGAAAAACGGTGAGCCGCGGGCGGATCACAGCGGAGCGCACGGATGTGGAACCGGAAACGGAATTCTTTCCGAGGGTCGGACAGCAGTTTTCTATTTTGTTCAACAACCTTTTTTCCGATGAAACCCTCTGCTTCTACTACGCCCGGGATAACAGCGCAAACTGGCTTGTGTTCCTGAACATGCATGATATCTTTGTCCTGTGGATGATGATCGCAGGCGGTATCCTGCTGTGTGACGTGTTCCGGATGTTCTATTTTTTCCGGTATGACCAGCGGCTGAACAAAAGGGTGCTCGCGCCGATCAGGGATATCACAAACATGGCGGAAACGCTTTCTGAAAGCAATCTGTCCAACCGGATCAATATTGCGGGAACAAAGAACGAACTGAAGGACCTGGCAGTTGTGATCAACAGGATGCTTGACCGGATCGAAAGAAGCTACAACAGCCAGAAACAGTTTGTTTCCGATGCCAGCCACGAGCTGAGGACACCCATTTCCGTCATACGCGGATATACAGATATGCTGAAGCGGTGGGGAAAAGATGATCCGGAAATCCTGGATGAAGGCATATCCGCCATCTCACAGGAAACCGAGAGCATGAAGGACCTGGTGGAAAGCCTTCTTTTCCTGGCAAGGCATGATAAAAAGACGCTGATGATGGAGATATCCGCCTTTGACCCCTCCGAACTGATCCGCGAAGTCCAGAAAGAAGAAGCAATGGTCCATACAGACTATACATTTGAGACGGATCAGATGGAACCGATGACAATCAAGGCTGACCGCAACATGATGAAACAGGTCCTGAGGATCCTGTGCGACAACGCCGTCAAGTATTCCAGTCCCGGATCCAGGGTGACACTGTCCTGCAGGGACGAAAAGAACGGGACCTGCTGCCTGGCAGTACGCGATGAAGGCCAGGGCGTATCACAGGAAGACCTTCCGAAAATCTTTGACAGGTTTTACAGAAGCGATAAAGCGCGCAAGTCCGAATCCGGCGGACACGGTCTGGGACTCAGCATCGCAAGGATCATTGTGGTGGCGCACAAAGGAAAAATCCGGGTCAGATCAAAACCCGGATTTGGATCGGTGTTTTCCATTATACTTCCTGTGGAATAA
- a CDS encoding DUF4342 domain-containing protein has protein sequence MEPYTIEDIELLRKKSGLSYQEAVALLDYHNGSLARAIIDLEKSGRLKNEEDIQKEGTRTMSENGRKNETKEKALNLLQKLYRSRIKIRKGDTSIVNVSVLFGGLCLLFAPHMTIAGVIVSMILGYQFSFSGMDPEFASDSLEKMVKNAAQNAKSSVSNVVKTITNDEKMKKGHMQFELNINKDDQKKAEKENDTKDSAVFGNEPQELRDQAKELEETMDSFFESNPAATTYHSAYSAAASSVPTIQVPVQTETKEGEVSIDDDQDGFSSVTIG, from the coding sequence ATGGAACCGTATACGATCGAAGACATTGAGCTTCTGAGAAAAAAGAGCGGGCTGAGTTATCAGGAAGCTGTCGCGCTGCTTGATTATCATAACGGCAGTCTTGCCCGTGCGATCATTGACCTGGAAAAAAGCGGCAGACTGAAAAATGAGGAAGATATACAGAAAGAAGGAACACGTACCATGAGTGAGAACGGCAGGAAGAATGAAACCAAGGAAAAAGCCCTGAATCTTTTACAGAAGCTATATCGCAGCAGGATCAAAATCCGCAAGGGCGATACCAGCATCGTCAATGTATCCGTACTTTTCGGCGGACTCTGCCTGCTGTTTGCGCCGCATATGACCATCGCAGGTGTGATTGTTTCCATGATCCTGGGCTATCAATTCTCTTTTTCCGGCATGGATCCCGAATTCGCGTCCGACAGCCTTGAGAAAATGGTGAAAAACGCCGCGCAGAACGCCAAGAGTTCTGTTTCCAACGTGGTCAAAACCATTACGAACGACGAAAAAATGAAAAAGGGCCATATGCAGTTTGAACTGAACATCAATAAGGATGATCAGAAAAAGGCCGAAAAAGAGAACGATACCAAAGACAGTGCAGTATTCGGAAACGAACCCCAGGAACTGCGCGACCAGGCGAAAGAACTGGAGGAAACAATGGATTCCTTCTTTGAAAGCAATCCGGCAGCCACAACCTATCACAGCGCTTACTCCGCCGCTGCCTCCAGCGTACCCACCATTCAGGTTCCCGTACAGACGGAAACCAAAGAGGGTGAAGTCAGCATAGACGATGATCAGGACGGATTTTCCTCCGTAACGATCGGATAA
- the hprK gene encoding HPr(Ser) kinase/phosphatase — protein sequence MISAKDFESSLHLECLVPSSRTEWDIRTPDLNRPGMQFCGFYEFFAFERPQLIGKVEMAYLEKQSPEERTKLLDKYCSYPIPCIIICRNQTPPPEFLAAAKAHDIPVYSSQMVTSKFTALAINYLNRRLAPHITRHGVLVDVYGVGVFLSGKSGVGKSEAALELIKRGHQLVADDVVDICRISDNRLIGTCPEKIRHLMEIRGIGVIDIKALYGIGAVAQSKTIDLIIELETWDENKAYDRIGIQDETIEIMGVRVPHQLMPIKPGRNLAIIVEVAARNLSLKRTGYNAARELSAVLQDETNEQGGSFE from the coding sequence TTGATTTCAGCAAAGGACTTTGAGTCCTCGCTTCATCTGGAGTGTCTTGTTCCCTCCTCCAGGACGGAATGGGATATCCGTACGCCTGACCTGAACCGGCCGGGTATGCAGTTCTGCGGATTCTACGAGTTTTTTGCCTTTGAACGTCCGCAGCTCATCGGCAAGGTGGAAATGGCTTATCTGGAGAAACAGTCTCCGGAAGAACGTACAAAACTCCTGGATAAATACTGCAGTTATCCGATTCCCTGTATTATCATCTGCCGGAATCAGACGCCGCCGCCGGAGTTCCTGGCGGCAGCAAAAGCGCATGATATTCCGGTCTATTCCAGCCAGATGGTGACCAGCAAGTTCACGGCCCTGGCCATCAATTACCTGAACCGCCGGCTTGCTCCCCATATCACCAGGCACGGGGTGCTCGTTGATGTATATGGCGTCGGTGTCTTCCTCTCGGGGAAAAGCGGCGTAGGCAAAAGCGAAGCCGCGCTGGAGCTGATCAAGCGCGGTCATCAGCTGGTTGCGGACGATGTGGTTGATATCTGCCGGATCTCGGACAACCGTCTGATCGGTACCTGTCCTGAAAAGATCCGCCATCTGATGGAGATCCGGGGTATCGGCGTGATCGATATCAAAGCGCTGTACGGAATCGGCGCTGTGGCGCAGAGCAAAACCATCGACCTGATTATCGAACTGGAAACCTGGGACGAAAACAAGGCTTATGACCGGATCGGCATCCAGGATGAAACGATCGAGATCATGGGTGTCCGGGTTCCCCATCAGCTCATGCCGATCAAGCCGGGCCGCAACCTCGCCATTATTGTGGAAGTTGCCGCACGTAACCTCAGTCTGAAGCGCACCGGTTATAACGCGGCACGTGAATTGTCCGCGGTTTTGCAGGATGAAACGAATGAACAAGGAGGATCCTTTGAATGA
- a CDS encoding ROK family protein, which produces MIRIGIDVGGTGIQFGAVDSSNRIIHEESIPTRTDIPFEEQVKRIAECVKSTAAGAGLSVDDIESVGIGIPGIASASTGEIIKCTNMGWNHVPFRTVFRQFLDKPLFIENDANVAALAESVAGVSAGSSSSVFITIGTGIGSGIILNGRIWSGAHGIGGELGHVIFDLDGVPCTCGNKGCLERYCSATALIRMAREAVVEHPDSMILALAGGDSSGIEAKTVFDASKAGDAVAVSVYQRFISYLSQAVASVVNLLDPEIIVLGGGVSKAGSYLLDPILKEYPRYVLFNDQPLPPVKIAVLGSEAGIIGAAMLS; this is translated from the coding sequence ATGATCAGAATCGGTATTGATGTGGGTGGAACAGGTATCCAGTTTGGTGCTGTGGACAGCAGCAACCGGATTATCCACGAGGAATCCATCCCCACACGTACGGATATTCCTTTTGAGGAGCAGGTAAAGCGGATCGCCGAATGTGTTAAGTCCACTGCTGCCGGCGCCGGATTGTCTGTGGATGATATTGAATCTGTCGGCATCGGCATTCCCGGTATCGCTTCCGCGTCCACCGGGGAGATCATCAAATGCACAAACATGGGATGGAATCACGTTCCCTTCCGCACGGTATTCCGTCAGTTCCTTGACAAGCCGCTGTTTATTGAAAATGACGCCAATGTTGCGGCGCTTGCCGAGAGCGTTGCCGGCGTCAGTGCGGGTTCCTCCTCCAGCGTTTTCATCACGATTGGAACAGGTATCGGCAGCGGTATCATCCTGAACGGACGGATCTGGAGCGGCGCCCACGGCATCGGCGGAGAACTGGGCCATGTCATCTTCGATCTGGACGGTGTACCCTGCACCTGCGGAAACAAGGGATGCCTGGAGCGGTATTGCTCTGCCACGGCCCTGATCCGTATGGCTCGTGAAGCTGTTGTGGAACATCCGGATTCCATGATCCTGGCCCTGGCCGGCGGCGATTCTTCCGGCATTGAGGCAAAAACAGTTTTTGATGCTTCCAAAGCCGGTGACGCAGTTGCGGTTTCCGTTTATCAGCGGTTCATCAGTTATCTGTCCCAGGCCGTTGCCAGCGTTGTCAACCTGCTGGATCCCGAGATCATTGTCCTTGGCGGCGGCGTCAGCAAAGCCGGCAGCTATCTTCTGGATCCCATTCTGAAGGAATATCCCCGTTATGTTCTTTTCAATGACCAGCCCCTGCCTCCTGTGAAAATTGCCGTTCTCGGTTCTGAAGCCGGCATTATCGGCGCGGCGATGCTCTCCTGA
- a CDS encoding response regulator transcription factor has product MARILIVEDEKKIARFLELELKHEGYEVDTAFDGRSGLNTALETNPDLLILDLMLPELSGIEVCRRLRHTSDLPIIMLTAKDDVSDKVMGLDMGADDYVTKPFAIEELLARIRVALKKRRAGVQAAPEQEDHILTAGCLSIDTASWQVRVKGELVSLTRKEFDTLRYLMEHRGTAVTRDQIMNEVWGYDFIGDSNIVDVYIRYLRHKIDDHYGIKTIHTIRSVGYLFEYEEE; this is encoded by the coding sequence ATGGCCAGAATACTCATTGTTGAAGACGAAAAGAAAATCGCCCGTTTTCTCGAGCTTGAGCTGAAACATGAGGGATATGAAGTGGATACGGCTTTTGACGGACGGAGCGGACTGAACACCGCCCTGGAAACAAATCCGGATCTGCTGATCCTGGACCTGATGCTTCCTGAACTGAGCGGTATAGAAGTCTGCAGACGACTGCGGCATACCAGTGACCTGCCCATCATCATGCTTACCGCGAAAGATGATGTTTCGGACAAAGTCATGGGCCTGGATATGGGCGCCGACGATTATGTGACCAAACCTTTTGCCATAGAGGAACTGCTTGCCCGGATCCGCGTGGCCCTGAAAAAACGGCGGGCCGGGGTTCAGGCCGCTCCTGAACAGGAGGATCATATCCTTACAGCCGGATGCCTGAGTATCGATACCGCATCCTGGCAGGTGCGCGTGAAGGGCGAACTCGTTTCCCTGACCCGGAAGGAATTCGATACACTGAGATACCTGATGGAACACCGCGGAACAGCGGTCACACGCGACCAGATCATGAACGAAGTCTGGGGATACGATTTCATCGGCGATTCCAACATTGTCGATGTCTATATCCGTTACCTGCGCCATAAGATCGATGATCATTACGGCATCAAAACAATCCATACCATCCGTTCCGTGGGATATTTATTTGAATATGAAGAAGAATAA
- a CDS encoding S41 family peptidase translates to MKKKRLFVLTILILALTLSSCSVIPASTLEAMFRTDEYTPSSLSSMQGDTVMISREEYEKYKQFSEMFDIFDAANESFYVETNKEQMIEYATRGLMAGLDDPYSFYYSPKEYEELWEEDEGKYVGIGVMIQANMETQECTIIRVFEGGPAQEAGVRRGDILYRVGEDLYVNATNLQDAVDIMRGEPETNVDVTFLRDNEEITFTITRRQVNVNQVESQMLDRRTGYIALYEFAGHCDEEFEKALNTLVSQGAEGIIIDLRDNSGGWVDQARYIADLFMDEGELCYLKYRDEEKHGDEYKTKDGKVDVKLVILINEHSASSSEILTGALRDCAGAVTVGVKSYGKGIIQGVFPVGNKGAGYQMTIAQYFTPGGSAVHKVGITPDYEVPLPEGDNGTYEFADRKNDVQLIKAIEVMDELLH, encoded by the coding sequence ATGAAGAAAAAACGCCTCTTTGTCCTGACAATCCTCATTCTGGCACTTACATTAAGTTCCTGCTCCGTTATTCCTGCTTCCACACTTGAAGCGATGTTCCGCACAGATGAATACACCCCCTCTTCCTTGTCATCTATGCAGGGTGATACGGTGATGATCAGCCGGGAGGAATATGAAAAATACAAGCAGTTCTCGGAAATGTTTGATATTTTTGACGCGGCGAATGAAAGCTTCTATGTGGAAACGAATAAGGAACAGATGATCGAATATGCCACCAGAGGCCTGATGGCAGGGCTGGATGATCCTTATTCCTTCTACTATTCCCCCAAAGAATATGAAGAACTATGGGAAGAGGATGAAGGAAAATACGTCGGTATCGGTGTAATGATCCAGGCCAATATGGAAACACAGGAATGCACCATTATCCGGGTGTTTGAAGGCGGACCGGCCCAGGAAGCCGGAGTCCGACGCGGCGATATCCTGTACCGGGTGGGCGAGGATCTGTATGTGAACGCGACAAACCTCCAGGACGCGGTCGATATCATGCGGGGAGAACCTGAAACGAACGTTGACGTGACTTTCCTGCGTGACAATGAGGAAATCACTTTCACGATCACCAGAAGACAGGTGAATGTAAACCAGGTTGAAAGCCAGATGCTCGACAGAAGAACCGGCTATATCGCCCTGTATGAATTTGCCGGACATTGTGACGAAGAATTTGAAAAAGCACTGAATACGCTTGTCTCCCAGGGAGCAGAGGGAATCATCATTGACCTGAGGGACAATTCCGGCGGATGGGTCGACCAGGCCAGGTATATCGCGGATCTGTTCATGGACGAAGGCGAACTCTGCTACCTGAAGTACAGGGATGAAGAGAAGCACGGGGATGAATACAAAACCAAAGACGGCAAAGTGGATGTGAAACTTGTGATCCTGATCAACGAACACAGCGCCAGCTCCTCCGAAATCCTCACCGGAGCCCTGAGGGACTGCGCGGGGGCTGTAACAGTAGGCGTCAAGAGCTACGGAAAGGGCATTATCCAGGGAGTATTCCCCGTAGGCAATAAAGGCGCCGGATATCAGATGACCATTGCCCAGTATTTCACCCCCGGCGGATCCGCAGTTCATAAAGTCGGAATCACTCCGGACTATGAAGTTCCGCTGCCGGAAGGGGACAACGGAACCTATGAATTCGCGGACCGGAAAAACGACGTCCAGCTGATCAAAGCCATTGAAGTGATGGACGAACTGCTGCATTAA